A window of Castanea sativa cultivar Marrone di Chiusa Pesio chromosome 8, ASM4071231v1 genomic DNA:
GAAAGGAAGGAAAACATAGACGAGGAGAGAGTGATTAGACACAGTGGGAGAAGAACAACTGGAAGGGGAGGGTGTGTAGACCAAAATGGGTTCTTTGGAAGATAATACAAGTTGGACTATCTAGCTGAAGTTCGAAGCTCCACCTGTAGGATTGCAGTAAAGCTCACAAACAAGTAAATTGGGACCCAAATCCTTTTTTCAATATCGTACCTCAAGCAAGTTTGGGGACCACAAAGTCCATGCTAAGGACAATaccaaatatattaaaatatactaATGGCAAAAAGTCAATGCTTTAAAACACTCAAACATAAGTAAAAGCTTGTTGTCTTATTACTCCctcttattttttgagaaagttatTACTCCCTGTTAGGCTCTCTTTcgataaattattttaaaaagtgtgttttaaaaatagcgtttttaaaacgtgctttttgaaaacacaatttttaaaattatagacGAGCGTTtagtaaaaatgtgaaaatgttcgttttctatttttaagacCTAAGTGTTTGGATACACTATTTTTAAAGTTGCGTTTTTTAGTGTAAattaccacacaaaaaaaaaaaaggactgaACTATACCGTTAGATtatcttgtctttttttttttttttctattatgagtattttttttaaaggattaacAATTgcagtaataataataataaaataataatgatgatcaTGATGTTGTTGAAAGAGAAAagtttctcaaagaaaaaaatcataagaagAAAGACATTAAAATGAttaggaaaataaatatattaaaatttttattaccaACAATATTTATACTTTGACCCGTCcattataacaataataataaaataaaataaaaaagatcttaaccaaaacattacaatttgtccaaaataaaaataatgaaaatattgtttACAACCTACTGATGGACCGAGCAATCTTGTCACGAATAAATTTTATCTCTTCATCATGTATATTCTCAATGTTTGGCTGATTGCTACTACCTTTTACACTAATATTATTTCTTGGATTGTCCAAATTATGCTCATCCCATCCAaatttctcaaagaaaaaaatcataaggAGAAAGACATTAAAATGAttaggaaaataaatatattaaaatgtttATTGCCAACAATATCAATACTTTGGCCCGTCCATtatgacaataataataaaataaaataaaaaagctcttaacaaaacattaaaatctgttcaaaatagaaataatgaaaatgttgtttacgccaaaggccttgtagctgaattggcacattcccatgcacaaagtgcttgggggtctagggGGGAAAGGGTTTAAGCTGCGGGGTTaacagcatgttgtaattatctcttcaaaaaaaatattgtttacaaCTCACAAATAGACCGAGCTATCTTGTCACGAATAAATTTTATCTCCTTATCATGTATATTCTCAACGTTCAACGTTTGTCTAACTGCTACTACCTTCCTCACTAATATTACTTCCTAGATTGTCCAAGTTATGGTCATCCCATCCAAAATCCTCATCTACCCTATCatgttttctaataaaattatgcaaaacaCAAGTAACAACTATAATGTTTCTTTGGTCCTTAATGTTGTAAGATGCcatttgtttcaaaaaatttcatctattCTTCCACGCTCCAAAAGTTCTCTCAATTTTCCATCTACTACCTTCTCATTGGTCTCTTCTTATTGCCAGGTACTAGCAACTAATGGATTGAAAAGCAATGTAGCAATAAATTAGTTACGATATAGTTCAtaccaattttgtttttttacagaaaaaaggctttttttttttccttccctaaAAACTATTCTCAACTGAAACTTTAAGACATCAATTAGAAATACTGTAACAAATCCAACACAGCAGGCTTTTCTCAACCAATGGATTGAAAAGCAATGTAGCAATAAGCTAGTTACAATTATGGGCTGAAAAAGACatgaaaagaaatattaaaataagaatTGAAACTTTTCAACAGTAGAGGAAAATATACTGCTACACAGgattatatttgttatttagaaCAGAACATGTAAGTAGcaaaattatgaaaagaaaagggaataCGTTTTGTTGGATATCTATAGGTATACCTCTGTCATAGTCATGCCAATTCCATTGGGATCCAATCTCTGTCATTTTCTCAAACTTGCTGTGCAATTATCATACGGTCCAATGCAAAAAAGCATTGAGAGTTACTTTGatctaaaaaacaaattgaatttATAGCACTTACCTTTaaacaataacatttttttcacaacttgttctattttttttccaagaaatAAAACCCATTGCCTCCAACGCTCAAAGCAAAATCCAAAACTAAATTTAATTTACTAAACCAAGaactaaaaaccaaaaccagATCTCTAGTATTCACAGAACAAAGTTTatgtttaaataaattgttaaacCAACATGCAGAAACCAAATCTATAGGAAAGATTCaaggaaaagaatgaaaaataagttTACATGAGATTTGGAGGCAAACCCAGCAACAGAGAACGGCAAAAATAGAAGCAAGAGGACCAAAGCCAGAGGTTATTCGTGGGAAATTGGTGAAGAAGGATTGTTGAGAAAGAACATAGAGCCGGAATATATACTAGTATTTAGGGGGCAAAACagattttttgatgaaaaaaagcAAGGTCGATAATCGATATTTAATcacgaaaattgaaaaagctctGAAAATTTGCTTTTTATAACCGCAGATTTGGTGACATTTGTAAATGCAAATCAGCTAAGATCGCGCTACCaaacatttactttttttgcGTTCAGATCTTTAAGGTGTGTTTTCCTCCACAAGATCGCCTATCTAAACGGGCTCTTACTCTTAATCAAAAATTCCAACACTCTTTTTCAATGCATCCGAAAATCCTTTCAATCCACAAAAAGCCTATAGttatcaagaaaataaaataaacattcaaTTTGGATCCATATACAGAAACTCGCCTCAGCCCAATTAAATACAAAACCTACTATCATTATCAGTACCTTATgttatgtttggaagtttatggcctgtttggaagttaaaaaaaggagggggCGTAGGGtaaaaggagggagagtaattcaattaccttgtttggaaaatttttaaggaaggagggggagagaTTTCAACTACCtttaacccctcatttttaattccctcaaactggagagatttggagagagagtagagtagataaattattgactaAATGAATTCCCCAATTTaccctttctaaattaacaaaattacaaattataaataatctttgattatttaaaaagaaattcttcAATATTTGACTAAATATTTTCTCAAGAAAGTAACATTTTACCTAGAAACAAGCtattaaggacatattttatgaagttggctaatcttttgacaaaacgcactttacttgtatttgagtagatctaggatgtgtttaatacttcaaagaacatgttgttcaagtctagtattaaagtcataaagattggaccaagaaacaagtgaagaaaaggtgtttactaaagctggacacctgcagacagctgctcgacagctcctcgacagatagctatctatcgaggtttaatgaggctcaacATCTGCTATcaatcgaggtatctatcgaggttacggaaatcagaattttcaaatctgatttttgggccaggcttttgtatttgtgtagggtttcttttctcacaaccctagacatatataaggcttattttagaggccgtcacataataGAATACAAGgtgaacatatgcaaaaggtgaccgaaacctttttctctctaaaagaagctactacgtctttgcgccttagggttttgtaaccaagtgcttcttaatcttcattgttaataaagtgaagaactttgcaaccaacatcttcttctctagttggtgattgaagtcgcgtactgggattcgtgcaattgattagtcacatactgggtttcgtgcatcaaagggtggcgttcatatattaaagagttcagaggttctgaagcgatagaaggtttctgctgtgagttcatctacgaggattgtagagtctagggacaaaggttttgtactagatctgaaacttctctttactatagtgaatagcttttcgggaaggtttcccctcaggttttttacGGTGAAACTAAttggtttcattgattttcctaggtcattatatcttatcttatttatttttccgctgcactttaatttgacatgatattgatgtttgtttgttttaacaagttttatgcataataaatctaattaacaacttgggtttaaaacttgttaattctatcaactggggtctaaatttcccaacacaaGCAGTAATTAACGACGTCGTTACTAGAAAACTCTGACGACGAGTTGATCTAACAAGTCATCGATGTCGGTACCGAAAAACTCCGACGCGTTGATCCGACAAGTCATTGACGCCGATGCCGACATTAGTGAGACTCTGAGCAGCGATTCTCTGCTCGGGGTGGAACACCACTTCGCACTGTTCAAGAAGAAGTACAGCAAGTCGTACGCGAACGAAGAGGAGCACGCGTTCAGGTTCAAGGTTTTTCAGAGGAATCTGAAGAGAGCACGCCGACACCAGAGGTTCGACCCATCAGCGATCCACGACGTGACTCAGTTCTCCAATCTGACTCACTCCGAGTTCAAGAGGACCGTCTTGAGATTGAGAGGTAGCCGGAGGCTCAAACTCCCCACCGATGCCAACACCGCTCCGATTCTTCCCACCGAAGGTCTCCCCGAAGATTTTGTTTGGAGAGATCACAGAGCTGTCAAAaatcaagtctttttttttaattatttttgtatttaaattttattgtatttttagaTTATAGAGTTGttaaatattgaatttttgGTGTTTGACCTGTCTGTGGAAGTGTTTCACtggttctttattttctatatatatatataaatttttaactttttttttttactattaatgTGTTAGGCTGAGTAATAATCGatctattaaaataaatttgatatatattagATTTCTGAGTTAGcatatttaaacttttttggATCAGAAAAGGGAATGTTGATTAaaggggtaaatttgtctatttaatcattttttctcatttccatcctaatttttaaaacatccaaacaagaggaAGGACTAATTACTctcttcccccttactaattttaaaaacatccaaacaatgtGGAGGATAACCATTCTCCTCTATTGTactccccactactctcctccTCTCTACTCTCATCTACTCTCCTCCCtttctaaacttccaaacaggccattagagGCAGAGGAGAGTAGAGGCGAGTAGAGAggaggagagtagtggggaaAAGAGTAAAGAGGAATGTTTATCCTCtatcttatttggatgtttttaaatttaagagggAGATGAATAATTAGCATTttcatagtttgtaattttgttaatatggtaagggtaaatttggtaattcatttggtcaagcaTTTCTACACTTTACTCTCCCTCCaattctctccaatttgggagaattaaaaataataggtTAGAAGTAGTTagaacccctccaaatccctctccctcttccctTAAAAAACATCTTGTGTGggtgcttcttcttttttttggacaCAAGCCCAAGTAGAAGCAAGGATCCCAGGCCTGTTGCTGATTGTTATaagggactgggcttggttcaccgcagcTAATTGGGCTGATTTcaaaccaagtggtgcacagaGCAAGAATCCTACAACACATACatactaacaaacaaaaatatatgcATTGAATAGCAAGAAACAGCAAAGGAACGAAGTGTTttaaaaaggaaggaaaaacaaaacaaataaagcgTTAGAGATCCTTAAGGCAATGTTGAATATTCCATTACTTTCTTAATTGCGCAATACACTATGCTCACTAGGACATGTCACGAGGCCCAAATGAATTCAAAAATCATAGACTTGGATGGCTCTTTaggcctctaagacttgcaaagtttgaatctcTTTAAGTCCAAGTGTGTTCTCTATGGCTGTTGAGGATACCGGACggtattttcctcttttttctctctttttgaacTTTGACAAAGCTTTCTCAAGGATTTTACCCTAATTCACTGTCACTGAATGCCTTCACCTGTTGGCTACTCCTCCTTTTATAATGTCATTCTAGGGTTTCTAGGGTACCACTGATTCCCTCATTTTGCTCCCCTAGGTACTAGAACCAATGTTGTGTTAGCAACATTGGTGGCTGGTCCCTTCCTCATTCatcattattttcttcttttggagtTCCTTCCTCAAAAGTCTCCTGCTATCTTTCCATTCTGGGGTGTCCCTAAGAGCTGACCTTGGGTCTCTCTTCTTTCAAGGCTTCTAAATCTCATCTTTTCATACTTAACTTTTGCCTGTCTTTccctttgtcatttttcccaagtgagttaattcctCCCTGCCAAGTTAAAAGCTTCCCAGCCACCTCCCTTCATGGTTCTTATTTCTGGGTTCCTCGAGATATCAGCCCCTTGTTCAGGAATAGTTAGTTCCCAAGTTTTCTGATTCTTTTCCGCATCATTGGGTGATCGATAGGAACATATCTTCTCTCGTTTCTTATGTTTCTTAGCACCCTACTGAACTGTCTTTATCTAAACCAGGCCTTGTTGCACGTCCTGAGAATCCCGGGCTTCTGGGAATTTCTAGGTTTCCTGGCCCAGTCATTAACCTGGGCTCCCCAGCGATTTTACTGACCTTTGAGGGTTGGGTTGGgcttttctctcctttatttcaTGGGGCCCAAAACTTGCCCATCCATGGACCCGGGTTTCTCCTTATGGACCCTTAACAGGTTTGGGCCTCtcccttttt
This region includes:
- the LOC142605990 gene encoding putative cysteine protease RD19C, with the protein product MSVPKNSDALIRQVIDADADISETLSSDSLLGVEHHFALFKKKYSKSYANEEEHAFRFKVFQRNLKRARRHQRFDPSAIHDVTQFSNLTHSEFKRTVLRLRGSRRLKLPTDANTAPILPTEDYRVVKY